The nucleotide window CCCCAGAAGTTGCATTACTTAAATCAAGTTGAATTCGGTTTTTTGCTGGGTTAGGATACGCATCTATTGAATTGTCAGTGAATATGAAATCTTCTTCGATATCGGTAAATGTTCCATAACTCATAACTGTTTGATTGTAATTGTTACCAGCATCTCTATAACTGACAATCGGCATATTGTTATTATCAATCGTTATTTCTCCGAAGCTTATGCTGCTTTTACTAAATCCACGAGGGCCTGTACTTTCCCAAACACTTCCATCCCAGCTCCAAACTGTAGGTCTGTCTTTCTTAATACCATCGCGACTCAAAACATATACTTTGCCCCAATTATCTACAACGATTCGTGTATTGAAAGATTCTCCACCTGCAATGTCTTCGCCTATCATGGACCAACTTGTTCCGTCATATTTATAAACCATCAATTGTTTTTGATAGTTTCTGGTCAGTGCCACATAAATATTATCATTTTTATCAATTGCAAAACCATAATATGCATACACACCACTTGTATCTACACTATTACCACCAACAACTTCCCATACATCGTTTTCAAAGCGCTTAACATAAGGAATATTGTTATTATCAATATCAACATACATGGCTAAAGGTCTGTTTTTACTATCAAAAGCCATATTTAGCGAAGCTCCTCTATAGGCTAAACTATATCCTACTAAATCCCAGTATCCTGTAGATTTATTGTAAAACATCATCATGGCATTGTTTTCACCTTCCTGACAAACAATGTGAGGTATGTTGTTATTATCAAATCCAATATCAATTCCTGCAGTAGGTGATGGTGTAATTATTTGTCCAACTTGTTCCCAATTCATTCCATTAAACTTTTTCACCATGAGATTTTTGACATCTGTTCCATCATAAATATTGTAAAGAACATAAGGTATTCCTGCTTTATCTACTGACATTGATGTCCAATTTCCCATGTAATCAACTGCTCCACCTACTTGCTTCCAATTTCCATTTTGAAGCTGATGAACGAGTACTTGCTGGGTGGCCAGATCTGTATAGGATGTGAATATTGTATTGTTTTTATTAACAGCAACATCCGGAGCAAAAACCTGTTTCCCTCCAACTTGAGTTCCGCCTACTAATTGCCAGTTATGCGGATAGGCTGCATTTACATTTATCGTAAATACTTTGTTGATGCTTTCTGTTCCATCATCAATTTTTAATTCCAGATTAACAGTTCCTACTGCTGTTGGAGTTCCTAATAAAGTCACAACTTTTCCTTTAATACCAACTGTTAGCCAAGGAGGAACAGTTCCAACTGTGGTAATTGTAATATTTTTATCATCAGGATCGTGCGCATAAATTGTTTCATCATACTCCGTACTAACATAGGCATCTACTTCGGGTGTATTAATGAAAAATGGTTTGGCGTTCGTATTGCCATTCATATACGGACTTTTGTTGGCATTGATAATTTCTGATGTTGCTGCATTAACTAAAAGCCCTGCTACCCGGATGTAGTTCTCATTAAACTCAGCAGGTAGTGTATAAGTGAAAGTATATGAAAATGTGTCGTTGGTTGAAATACTTGCTGGTAAGCTATTTTGCTTGCCATAATAACCACCTAATAAGGCACGTCCAACATGATCATAAGCAATCATATAATAAGGAATTGAAGCAGGCATTTTTTCATATCCAC belongs to Bacteroidota bacterium and includes:
- a CDS encoding Omp28-related outer membrane protein, with the translated sequence MKRLLIVALALFLGITAFSQPKRHMVVEELTGTWCTYCPRGNWYADSMTHEYEDLIFIALHVNDPMELVGYPDSSGLTGAPTANIDRVKKKLSTGIWFEGLTVRMTEIPEANVYVSTTYNATTRKLTATVSAEFFEDLAGDYRFAAVVVEDGVTGDNTQYNQTNYYAGNSSYWGGYEKMPASIPYYMIAYDHVGRALLGGYYGKQNSLPASISTNDTFSYTFTYTLPAEFNENYIRVAGLLVNAATSEIINANKSPYMNGNTNAKPFFINTPEVDAYVSTEYDETIYAHDPDDKNITITTVGTVPPWLTVGIKGKVVTLLGTPTAVGTVNLELKIDDGTESINKVFTINVNAAYPHNWQLVGGTQVGGKQVFAPDVAVNKNNTIFTSYTDLATQQVLVHQLQNGNWKQVGGAVDYMGNWTSMSVDKAGIPYVLYNIYDGTDVKNLMVKKFNGMNWEQVGQIITPSPTAGIDIGFDNNNIPHIVCQEGENNAMMMFYNKSTGYWDLVGYSLAYRGASLNMAFDSKNRPLAMYVDIDNNNIPYVKRFENDVWEVVGGNSVDTSGVYAYYGFAIDKNDNIYVALTRNYQKQLMVYKYDGTSWSMIGEDIAGGESFNTRIVVDNWGKVYVLSRDGIKKDRPTVWSWDGSVWESTGPRGFSKSSISFGEITIDNNNMPIVSYRDAGNNYNQTVMSYGTFTDIEEDFIFTDNSIDAYPNPAKNRIQLDLSNATSGDYIVSDIFGHTVAKGSFQSESVSINISHLLSGVYIVTVHADNQQWYSKFTKE